ACCTTCCGTCCGATGGGCAGGCGGTTCCAGGGGGCGAAGGCGTTCGTCACGCCCCTGAGTGCCGGCGCGAGTTCGGGATAGTGTCTCAGCAGCACGGCACTCATATCGTTCTCGGCGATCCAGCGCATGCCTTCGGGCGTGTAGACACGTGGGTTGTAGTCGTCGGTGAAGAAGCGGTCGCTCTTGATTCGGCGTGACGCCATGAGGATGAAGATGCGGAAGGCCGTGTCACTGAAGCCGAAGCCGGCGGGCGGCGTCTCGGACAGCATGCCCACCAGAGGATCGATGCGCTCGATATCCCCCTCGTAGACCTCCTTGAGCTTGGCCGACCAACTCCGGTTGGGCGTGATCTGCTCGAAGGTCTTGAAGGGCCGCATGTGCAGGAGGCGTCGGAACTGGTTGTACCGGGGGATGCCCCGCTCCCGGTCCTTGAGGATGTCCACCGCGGCCATGTCCAGGATCTCGCCATCGGGCAGCGTGAGGTTTCTCAGGAAGTTGGGGTAGTTGTGGAGGACCATTGCCCCGGGGTGCTCGACACCCATCGTATACATGGCGTCTACGATGGGCACTTCGTCGAAGAAGCTCACGGCGTTGCGCAGCGCCAGCTGCTTGAAGTCCACGTCCTTGATGACCGAGCCGTCCCTGGCCGCCTGCACCCTAACCTCGTCGGGGATGAGGGGATGGAGGCGGTAGACAGTGACGAACTCCTCGGTGAGGGCGAACGGAGCGCCGTGGTGATGCCGTTCCGAGCCGGGAATCCCGCTGATCGCCTCACTCTTGCTGATGCGCCCCCATGTGGTCCGAACGGGCTGTCCCGCCAGGCCCCACCAATTGGCGCTCATCCCCGTCTGCAGGACCTTGTTGGGGAGAATCGCCGTCGTCCACTCCACCGTGTGGATCTTCGCCATCAGCGCCGAGTTGATGAGCTTGGCGGTCTGGTAGACGCGCTCGTCACTCCAGCTCGAATACACACCCCGGATGCGGTCGCAGATGGCGTTGTGCTCGAGCGTGAACAGCGTGTGGAGGAGGCCCAGCCCTACCCACCAGTTCTCGTTGAAGCCTGTCGAAGGCAGCCCCGTGTCCGGGTCCAGGGGGAGTCGCCCGTCCTGGACCTTCATCCTTCCGTCTTCGAAGGTGCGCAGACCGGCGGCCACCTTGGCATCGCTGCCGTACACCGACGAGCCGTCCCACCAGTGGGACTCGGTATTGACGAAGGTCGGTGGCAGATCCTTGTCGGCGGCGGTGCGGGTCGGATCCGGGGGGGTGCGCAGCACCTTCATGGGGTGCTCGGGCCAGGGATCACCGGGCCGCAGCGGGATCTCCAACCGCTCCTCGTCCTTGGAGCGCCCGTGATTGAACCAGTCGTGGGTCTGGAACTGAATCCAGGCGGCGGCCAGGATATTCAGGATCTCCGCGGGCACGAACTCCTGACGGGCGAGCAATTCGTTGCTGATGTCCCGGGGGTTCGGAGACATGAGACGTTCGCCGGTCTCGGGGAAAGAGTGGGCGAGCGGGAAGTTCCTCGCGAAGCGCTCACCCGTCCGCCCCATCTCGGGGTGCTCGAGGTCGTTGAAGCTCCCATCCTCGGTCCGGAAGCTGACGGCGAAGTCCGGGATCTCCACTCCGGCGGATTCGCCCCCGGCAGTGCCCGTGCCCGGCGTGCTTGTATCGTACAGGTTCTCGTGGCGCAGAACGGTGCGGAGGGCCATGAGGTTCAGAATGGCCAGCGGTCGCGGCAGGCGGTGCCAGTCGATGAACCGGTTCAGAAAGCTGAAGAAGCCGGTGAACACGCGCGAGAAGACGGACCTTCGCATGGAGTCGATTCCGCATGAGGGATGGGAGACCTACCCGCTGTTCTTCAGGGGGCACGGATCGGCAGGTATATCGAGGTAGCTATATATAGGGATCCGTCGAGTGCAGGTGCAAGCAGATGGGCTCCTCCTCACGCCAGTGAGAGCTCCACCTCATCGTCTTCGCTGCCGACCCTCTCCATGAGCCCCGCCGCCATCCGGTAGAGCGCGGGTACCAGGACCAGGGTCAGCAGTTGTGGAGGTCAGCAGACCGCCGATGATGGCCAGGGCCAGCGGACTCCACATCTCCGAGCCCGTGAGGGCCAGGGGAACCAGGCCTCCGCTGGTCGTCATCGTCGTGAGCACGATGGGCTGAAAGGGTGTCTGTCCCGCCATGGCCAATGCCTCATCCACCGCGGTTTCCTGGGCCACGTGTTCATTGGAGTCGTGCACGAGGATGATGGAGTTGTTGACAACGATTCCAAATCGGCCAGATCAACCAATACCTGGCTGCGGGATATCACGACCCCTTCGTGATGGCTCTGGAGACCTTTCGTGAACTAGATCAGCCAGATCGTCGTCCGTCCAGAACCGATATTCCCACTCAGGACGGATCTCTTGCCAACTCCGAAGAGCCTCGAGGAATCGCTTCGGAACGTCGTGGGTCTTCCACGTCCGATGTACGACGCGAGGAATCATGAGAGTCGGGTGAAGGTCACACCACTTCGAAACAGCCCAGGAAACCTGCCACAAGCGCTGTTTCGAGAGCGCCGAGTCAATCGATCATTTTCTCGAAGATGCGCCAGCGCTTAGTGGGGGCTAACCCCAACGACTCGAGCGGTCGCAGTAGAGACTCATTCTCTTCGAGAATCCACGAGGCTTCTGCGCCGTCGGCATCGATCGCGCTGGCCCGCCGGGCAATCTCAGCAGCGAGAAGTGGAAACAGGCCGCGGTTCCGGTGATCACGCTTGAGCCCAAGTAACACGATTCGCCCTCTCACGACCCGCGGAAGACCGAGGAGGAGAAGGGCAATGTTCCAAGGCCAAAGCCGACCCGAGGGAATGCGCTGGAGCACCCGATTGATATCCCGAGCGATCATGATAAAGCCGACTGGATCTCCTTCCACCTCTGCCACGAAAGCGAAGTCCGGGTGCAAAACGGACTTGAGATCCTTCGCCATATGCCAGAACTCTTCCCACGTTGGTGGAACGAAGCCCCAACTCCCATCCCAAGCCTCGCAGTAAAGCCCATGGACCTTGCGGGCCTCCTCCTTGATCGCGCTCGGCTTCCAACTCCGAAATGTCACTCCGGTCCGCTTTCGGTGACGTTCGGCGATTCTGCCAACCCGATCTGAAATGGCATCATCTCCCGCCGGCAGATCGAACGCGAAAAGGTCCCGCGCCTTCTTGTATCCGGCGGCCTCTAGCATGGTGCCGTAATACGGAGGATTCCACGGGGTCATGATCGCAGGCTCGCTGCGGAATCCATCTACCAGAATCCCAAGTTCGTGATGCATCGATGGGTTCACGGGCCCACGGACAGACGTCTTCCCACGTGCAGCCAACCATGCCTCGGCGGCGGCCATGACGGCACGAGTGGCCTCCTGGTCGTTTTGGCCTTCGAAAAAGCCGAAGAAGCCGACGCGATCGCCATGGTGGTCGTTGTGGCGGCCATTGTCGATCGCTGCCACGCGTGCGACTGGACGACCATCTCTCTTGGCAATGAACAGGGCGCGATCTGCATTCCGATAGAACGGATTGCCTTTCCGATCGAGGTCGCCCTGGATCATCACGCGAAGGGGGGGCACCCATTTAGACGCGGCCCCTCGCTCGACGCGCCACGCGAAATCGATGAACCGGGACACACCGCGCCGAC
This sequence is a window from Longimicrobiales bacterium. Protein-coding genes within it:
- a CDS encoding peroxidase family protein encodes the protein MRRSVFSRVFTGFFSFLNRFIDWHRLPRPLAILNLMALRTVLRHENLYDTSTPGTGTAGGESAGVEIPDFAVSFRTEDGSFNDLEHPEMGRTGERFARNFPLAHSFPETGERLMSPNPRDISNELLARQEFVPAEILNILAAAWIQFQTHDWFNHGRSKDEERLEIPLRPGDPWPEHPMKVLRTPPDPTRTAADKDLPPTFVNTESHWWDGSSVYGSDAKVAAGLRTFEDGRMKVQDGRLPLDPDTGLPSTGFNENWWVGLGLLHTLFTLEHNAICDRIRGVYSSWSDERVYQTAKLINSALMAKIHTVEWTTAILPNKVLQTGMSANWWGLAGQPVRTTWGRISKSEAISGIPGSERHHHGAPFALTEEFVTVYRLHPLIPDEVRVQAARDGSVIKDVDFKQLALRNAVSFFDEVPIVDAMYTMGVEHPGAMVLHNYPNFLRNLTLPDGEILDMAAVDILKDRERGIPRYNQFRRLLHMRPFKTFEQITPNRSWSAKLKEVYEGDIERIDPLVGMLSETPPAGFGFSDTAFRIFILMASRRIKSDRFFTDDYNPRVYTPEGMRWIAENDMSAVLLRHYPELAPALRGVTNAFAPWNRLPIGRKVARAPGHREVLAERRSTAGPVDSQVAP
- a CDS encoding efflux RND transporter permease subunit, translating into MVVNNSIILVHDSNEHVAQETAVDEALAMAGQTPFQPIVLTTMTTSGGLVPLALTGSEMWSPLALAIIGGLLTSTTADPGPGTRALPDGGGAHGEGRQRRR